TCTCCCCATATTCAGACAAGGTTTCACGTGCCCCGCCCTACTCGAGATCTTCATCACTTTTTACCTATACGGGGCTATCACCCTTTATAGCTATCCTTTCCAGAATATTCTAGTTTTTATGATAAAGATACTGGCCTAGTCCGCGTTCGCTCGTCACTACTAGCGGAGTCTCGGTTGATTTCCTTTCCTCTAGGTACTTAGATATTTCAGTTCCCTAGGTTCGCTTCTTTAAGCTATTTATTCACTCAAAGATACTGAATAAATTCAGTGGGTTTCCCCATTCAGACATCTACGGATCAAAAGTTATTGGCACTTCCCCGTAGCTTATCGCAGCCTATCACGTCTTTCATCGCCTCCTGTCGCCAAGGCATTCACCAAATGCTCTTTTTATACTTTAGCTGATTCTTAAAAAATACTAACATCGCATACAGAATTAAACTTACAACAAAATTAAATTTTATTTTCGCGGTGTATTATTTGGAAAATTTCTCACAATTTCAAAAGAACAATGTAGACTAAATCTACATTTTCACTAACGACGTTTGTTTTTTCGTGTCGCTTCGTGAGTTGAATTTATATGCGAATTCATTTGCCTAGTCAACATCTATTTTTAATTTTTTTTTGATTTTTTATATTTCAAGGTTTAAATCTATTATGAATGAATAACTTAAACTTAATTCAATTTATTATGACAAGCAATATAGTTGCGATTCAAATGGATCCCTTAAATAAAATCTCTTTTGCCACCGATAGCTCCTGGCTTATTGCCTATGAGCTTTTCAAAAGAGGATTCGCCTTATTTATATATACGCCTATAAACCTTTTTTACCGGGATGATGAGGTGTGCGCACGCGGAAATTTTATTGAAATTGATGTGTATTTCCCGGCTAAATATAACGTAAGTAAAACTACAGTAATAAACCTTGCAAAAACTAAAGCCGTTATTATCAGGCAAAACCCTCCCTTTAATATGGAGTATATCACTACTACTTACCTGCTTGAGTTAATAAAGGATAAAACCCTTATAATTAATAACCCTACGGAAATCAGAAATTATGCTGAAAAACTTTGCGTTTTAAATTTCCCTGACCTTACGCCTGCAACGCTTATAGCCTCAAGCAATACACCCGAAGTAATGCATTTTATTGAAGCACATAAACAGGTTGTTATAAAACCTATATATGCATTCGGCGGGCTTGATATAGAAAAAATTGAAAGCACTACGCCTAATATAAAAGGTATATTGAATAAATATATCAGAAAATACGGCAATTTCATATTGCAGCAATATTTACCCTCAATAAGAGAGGGCGATAAGCGGATAATATTATTAGACGGGGAGATTCTGGGAGCAATAAAGCGAGTTCCGGATGAGCAGGATTTTAGAGCTAATCTTGTAGTAGGAGGTAGCGCACAAACCACCGAACTTTCAAAAAGAGATCTTGAAATTTGTTTAGCGCTTAAACCGGAATTAAAGAAAAGAGGATTATTTTTTGTCGGTATAGATATAATTGATAAGTATTTGATTGAAATAAACGTGACATCACCGACAGGGCTTGTTGCAATAAATAGACTCTATAACAAAAATGTTGAAGTCGAAATCGCAAATCAGATTGAAAGCAAGTTAAATTGCATGTTATAAGGGTGCGATTAATATTAATCGATTGCCATATAATATATGTTACAAATTAAACGTCGCGGGCTTATGTTAATTCTTTCTTCTCCGTCGGGGGCAGGAAAAACTACCCTAGCACAGCTGTTATTAAAATCCGATCAGCATATCAGACCTTCAGTTTCGTTTACCACCAGAAAAAAACGTGCGAATGAGATTGAAGGTATACATTATTATTTTACCGATCATGAAACATTTAAAAAAATGATTGAACAAAATGCTTTTCTTGAATATGCGGAAGTGTTCGGAGAAATGTATGGTACGCCTAAAAAGTTTGTTGATCAGCACTTGGAAAATGGTGAAGATGTATTATTTGATATTGATTGGCAAGGTAACCGTTCACTTACACAAATAGCCAGAGAAGATACGGTAAGTGTTTTTATCTTCCCGCCTTCCAAAAAAGAACTGCTTGATAGGCTTAAATCACGCGACCAAGATAGCGCGGAGGTTGTGAAAGCGCGCATGGATAAGGCTAATGAGGAATTAAGCCACTGGCATGAATATGATTACTCGATTATTAATCGTGATATTGATGATAGCCTTAAGAAGCTACTTGCCATTCTGCGTGCCGAAAGGTTGAAAAAAGCCAGAAGACTAGGTGTGTCGGACTTTGTTAATAACTTGATTAATGAAGAGCTTGAATAGTTGTTCGCTAAAGATATCATCATTATAAAATTAGCTTTTTCCGGTTTATAATATCCCTACTCCCCGAATAATAACTTAATAATGTCGTTTTATTATTGATTATAAATACGGCATCATAGTTTGTTGTAAAAACCTTGCAAACAGTAGACTTTCTATATTACCGGCAAATACTTTAACTTAAGAACTTTAACTTAAGAGATTTTTACAGCTCGTCATTAAACTCGGTAAACTTATAGAGATTAACCAGCTCATATGGCGTAATCGCTTCATAATCTTGATACATACTTGTGCATTTTTGTTCACCGTCTTCCATGAAGTTCTCCAGCTCGGATAATTTAGTCTGATTATGTCCCAGTGCAGCTAATTCTACTTCAAAGCAGTTTCTAGTGGTTTTCAGCTCATCCAATCTATCATCTAAAACTTTTACCAATAAGCTTTCCAGTGCATTTGCAGTGTT
The endosymbiont of Acanthamoeba sp. UWC8 DNA segment above includes these coding regions:
- the gmk gene encoding guanylate kinase, whose product is MLQIKRRGLMLILSSPSGAGKTTLAQLLLKSDQHIRPSVSFTTRKKRANEIEGIHYYFTDHETFKKMIEQNAFLEYAEVFGEMYGTPKKFVDQHLENGEDVLFDIDWQGNRSLTQIAREDTVSVFIFPPSKKELLDRLKSRDQDSAEVVKARMDKANEELSHWHEYDYSIINRDIDDSLKKLLAILRAERLKKARRLGVSDFVNNLINEELE
- the gshB gene encoding glutathione synthase, whose product is MNNLNLIQFIMTSNIVAIQMDPLNKISFATDSSWLIAYELFKRGFALFIYTPINLFYRDDEVCARGNFIEIDVYFPAKYNVSKTTVINLAKTKAVIIRQNPPFNMEYITTTYLLELIKDKTLIINNPTEIRNYAEKLCVLNFPDLTPATLIASSNTPEVMHFIEAHKQVVIKPIYAFGGLDIEKIESTTPNIKGILNKYIRKYGNFILQQYLPSIREGDKRIILLDGEILGAIKRVPDEQDFRANLVVGGSAQTTELSKRDLEICLALKPELKKRGLFFVGIDIIDKYLIEINVTSPTGLVAINRLYNKNVEVEIANQIESKLNCML